Proteins encoded within one genomic window of Nomia melanderi isolate GNS246 chromosome 8, iyNomMela1, whole genome shotgun sequence:
- the LOC116423801 gene encoding solute carrier family 52, riboflavin transporter, member 3-B, which translates to MLSQRLSNRRLLVDLFALMFGLGAWIGVNGIYVQLPLLVNNAPEGWRLPAHMVILVQFANLGPILYTLYIKYSAWACDKYITYMLLAAASLATFILAFVYQKTSVIFGNEHSTALLSLMFVTAFVGCTSSVLFMPYMRNYREIYLISYLVGEGLSGFVPSVVALIQGVGGNPECMNTTTSDSLNLKFSSVYPEPRFSCQAFFIFIGSLLFLSYLSFLGLNNLSVAIGERVKPPGSMETLPTDTRAPPSYKTNSGWTMSRQVYSYLLVMMALVCFLGNGTLPSIQSYSCLPYGNVAYHLTVTLSSMAGPLAMCLGFVIKVPKVSLLSVLTTVLLLLSGFVCFLAAASPTPPLQNSWVGEFLVVLSWILINGLIGFIKLSITTLFRPDPGRGLYYTGVATQVGSLIGAVATFVLVNHVKVFHSYSPCSVLDGH; encoded by the exons ATGTTAAGTCAAAGATTAAGCAACAGAAGGTTGCTGGTTGACCTGTTTGCACTAATGTTTGGTCTTGGTGCATGGATTGGTGTCAACGGTATATATGTTCAACTACCTCTTCTAGTAAATAATGCTCCTGAAGGATGGCGTCTTCCAGCACACATGGTAATATTAGTACAATTTGCCAACTTGGGACCAATACTTTACACGTTATATATAAA GTATAGTGCGTGGGCATgtgataaatatattacttatatGCTGTTAGCGGCAGCATCGTTAGCCACTTTTATATTGGCTTTCGTATATCAGAAAACATCAGTCATATTTGGCAATGAGCATTCCACTGCCCTTTTGTCACTAATGTTTGTAACGGCTTTTGTTGGATGTACGAGTTCAGTTCTATTCATGCCTTATATGAGGAACTACAGAGAAATTTATTTGATATCGTATCTTGTAGGAGAAGGACTTAGTGGATTTGTACCTAGTGTGGTAGCATTAATCCAAGGTGTTGGTGGAAATCCAGAGTGCATGAACACTACTACATCAGACTCActgaatctgaaattttcctCTGTCTATCCAGAACCTAGATTTTCGTGTCAAgcattctttattttcattggtAGCTTATTGTTCCTGAGTTATTTGTCCTTCTTAGGATTAAATAACCTGTCTGTTGCTATTGGAGAGCGTGTTAAGCCGCCAGGAAGCATGGAGACATTACCAACAGACACAAGAGCACCACCAAGTTATAAAACAAACTCTGGTTGGACGATGTCTAGACAGGTGTACTCATACTTATTAGTTATGATGGCACTTGTTTGTTTCTTAGGTAATGGTACATTACCAAGTATTCAATCGTATTCTTGTTTACCATATGGAAATGTTGCATACCATTTAACTGTTACATTGTCTTCAATGGCTGGACCATTAGCAATGTGTTTAGGTTTTGTTATTAAAGTACCAAAAGTAAGCCTTCTTAGTGTTTTAACGACTGTTCTTTTATTACTGTCTGGTTTTGTGTGCTTTTTAGCCGCTGCATCACCTACCCCACCTTTACAGAATTCATGGGTTGGTGAATTTTTAGTTGTGTTATCTTGGATTTTAATTAATGGTTTAATAGGATTCATAAAATTGAGTATTACTACATTATTCAGACCTGATCCAGGCAGAGGTCTGTATTACACTGGTGTGGCAACACAAGTTGGCTCATTAATTGGAGCAGTAGCTACATTTGTCTTGGTTAATCATGTAAAGGTATTTCATTCTTATTCTCCATGTTCAGTACTTGACGGACACTGA